A genomic region of Oryza glaberrima chromosome 1, OglaRS2, whole genome shotgun sequence contains the following coding sequences:
- the LOC127765919 gene encoding polyamine oxidase 1, protein MVAKKPRVVVVGAGISGLAAAHRLCGAGGDRFEVAVVEAGDRVGGRILTSEFAGHRVEMGATWVQGVVGSPVYALARDAGALGEEGGGLPYERMDGFPDRVLTVAEGGEVVDADTVAGPIEELYRGMMEVARAGEAGGGGGVEEYLRRGLRAYQAARSAAGGGGGGKELEEVDEALLAMHINRERTDTSADDLGDLDLTAEGEYRDFPGEHVTIPGGYSRVVERLAAALPPGTVRLGLRLRRLKWGGTPVRLHFADGAPPLTADHVILTVSLGVLKASLGNKDTAGVGAAAIAFDPPLPPFKREAVARLGFGVVNKLFMEVEAVAPSEPEDVAGVQPAAAGFPFLHMAFRGHVSKIPWWMRGTESICPVHAGSTVALAWFAGREAAHLESLPDDDVIRGAHATLDSFLPAAPRWRVRRIKRSGWATDPLFLGSYSYVAVGSSGDDLDRMAEPLPRGPDAAADERPPSPRLLFAGEATHRTHYSTTHAAYLSGVREANRLLQHYRG, encoded by the coding sequence ATGGTGGCGAAGAAGCCGAGGGTTGTGGTGGTGGGCGCGGGGATATcgggcctcgcggcggcgcaccggcTGTGCGGCGCGGGCGGGGACAGGttcgaggtggcggtggtggaggccggCGACCGAGTCGGCGGCCGGATCCTCACGTCCGAGTTCGCCGGCCACCGGGTCGAGATGGGCGCCACGTGGGTGCAGGGCGTCGTCGGGAGCCCCGTGTACGCGCTGGCGCGCGACGCCGGTGCGCTCGGGGAGGAGGGTGGTGGTCTCCCGTACGAGCGCATGGACGGCTTCCCCGACCGCGTGCTGACCGTCGCAGagggcggcgaggtcgtcgacgCGGACACGGTGGCTGGCCCGATCGAGGAGCTGTACAGGGGCATGATGGAGGTCGCACGCGCCGGCGAggctggtggtggaggcggcgtggAGGAGTACCTGCGCCGTGGCCTACGGGCGTACCAGGCGGCGCGgtctgccgccggcggcggcggcggcggcaaggagcTTGAGGAGGTGGACGAGGCGCTGCTCGCCATGCACATCAACCGGGAGCGGACCGACACCTCCGCCGACGACCTCGGCGACCTCGACCTCACCGCCGAGGGCGAGTACCGCGACTTCCCCGGCGAACACGTCACGATTCCCGGCGGCTACTCCCGCGTGGtcgagcgcctcgccgccgcgctcccgcCCGGCACCGTCCGCCTCGGACTCCGTCTCCGCCGTCTCAAGTGGGGCGGAACCCCTGTCCGCCTCCACTTCGCGgatggcgcgccgccgctcaccgccgaCCACGTCATCCTCACGGTCTCGCTGGGCGTCCTCAAGGCCAGCCTCGGCAACAAGGACACCGCCGGCGTTGGCGCGGCCGCCATCGCCTTCGACCCGCCGCTCCCGCCTTTCAAGCGCGAGGCCGTCGCGCGCCTCGGCTTCGGCGTCGTGAACAAGCTGTTCATGGAGGTGGAGGCCGTGGCGCCATCGGAACCGGAGGACGTCGCCGGcgtgcagccggcggcggcgggcttccCGTTCCTGCACATGGCATTCCGGGGACACGTGTCCAAGATCCCGTGGTGGATGCGCGGCACGGAGTCGATCTGCCCCGTCCACGCGGGCTCCACCGTGGCGCTGGCGTGGTTCGCCGGCCGGGAGGCGGCGCACCTCGAGTccctccccgacgacgacgtcaTCCGCGGGGCCCACGCCACGCTGGACTCCTTCCTCCCGGCGGCGCCACGGTGGAGGGTGAGGAGGATCAAGCGGAGCGGGTGGGCCACGGACCCGCTCTTCCTCGGGTCATACAGCTACGTGGCCGTCGGATCGAGCGGCGACGACCTCGATCGCATGGCCGAGCCGCTGCCACGTGGgccagacgccgccgccgacgagcggccgccgtcgccgcgactGCTGTtcgccggcgaggcgacgcACCGCACGCACTACTCAACGACGCACGCCGCGTACCTGAGCGGCGTGCGCGAGGCTAACCGGCTGCTGCAACACTACCGCGGCTGA